The Candoia aspera isolate rCanAsp1 chromosome 6, rCanAsp1.hap2, whole genome shotgun sequence genome has a segment encoding these proteins:
- the CLDN18 gene encoding claudin-18 isoform X1, producing the protein MSTTICQVMGFCVSALGFAGCIVATAMDPWSTQDLYNNPVTSLFLYQGLWRTCVSQSSGLTECRPYYTILGLPAMLQAVRALMIVGIVLGVFGLLVATFSLKCLRMGNMEDSSKASMTLAAGVMCIVAGLCAICGVSVFANMLVTDYWMSTANMYQPGMMESLQVRYTFGAALFVGWVAGGLSFVGGIMMCIACRGLVPEETHYKAVSYKSAGYKSGTAYETKKTPVMDNNTVKSDEGRRSYPSKYDYV; encoded by the exons ATGTCTACCACAATTTGCCAAGTGATGGGCTTTTGTGTCTCAGCCCTCGGGTTTGCTGGCTGCATTGTGGCCACAGCGATGGATCCATGGAGTACCCAGGATTTATACAATAACCCAGTGACATCGCTATTCCTGTATCAGGGGCTTTGGAGGACTTGTGTGAGTCAGAGTTCGGGTCTAACTGAGTGTCGGCCTTACTATACAATCCTTGGGCTTCCAG cGATGCTCCAGGCTGTAAGAGCACTGATGATTGTGGGCATTGTACTGGGTGTTTTTGGTCTTCTGGTGGCTACTTTTTCCCTGAAATGCTTACGGATGGGCAACATGGAAGACTCTTCAAAGGCAAGCATGACTTTGGCTGCCGGAGTCATGTGCATTGTGGCTG GCCTCTGTGCTATCTGCGGAGTTTCTGTTTTTGCCAACATGCTTGTCACAGACTACTGGATGTCAACAGCTAATATGTACCAGCCAGGAATGATGGAGTCACTCCAAGTAAG ATACACGTTTGGTGCTGCTCTCTTTGTAGGATGGGTTGCTGGAGGCCTGTCCTTTGTGGGAGGCATCATGATGTGCATTGCTTGCAGAGGACTGGTACCCGAAGAGACCCA TTACAAGGCAGTCTCCTACAAGTCTGCTGGATATAAATCTGGAACTGCTTATGAAACCAAGAAGACTCCAGTAATGGATAATAATACTGTCAAAAGTGATGAAGGAAGACGTTCCTACCCTTCAAAATATGACTATGTATAG